One segment of Castanea sativa cultivar Marrone di Chiusa Pesio chromosome 3, ASM4071231v1 DNA contains the following:
- the LOC142626707 gene encoding uncharacterized protein LOC142626707, whose product MQGERRLARMSSSSSSPSLYESEEELQHMPLAPPPWKNRRCLSKQLSMCETPRDIAWEKRRRQIIRQERKKNGINQDSEDLTDEDLNELKGSIELGFGFNEEDGQTLCNTLPALDLYFAVNRQFSTSPVSTPGGSSSSLDVRSSSFESPKSESDAWKICNPGDDPQQVKTKLRHWAQAVACSVMQSF is encoded by the exons atgcaGGGCGAGCGACGTTTGGCTAGAAtgtcatcttcatcatcatcaccatcattgtATGAGTCAGAAGAGGAGCTTCAACACATGCCATTAGCACCTCCACCTTGGAAGAACCGCAGATGCTTGTCGAAACAATTATCTATGTGTGAGACCCCGCGTGACATTGCGTGGGAGAAGAGACGTCGCCAAATTATTAGACAAGAGCGTAAAAAGAATGGCATTAATCAAGATTCTGAGGACCTCACCGATGAGGACTTGAACGAGCTCAAAGGAAGCATAGAGCTCGGGTTCGGATTCAATGAGGAAGATGGTCAGACATTGTGCAACACTTTGCCTGCTCTCGACCTTTATTTTGCAGTGAATCGACAGTTTTCAACAAGTCCTGTCTCAACGCCTGGTGGTTCATCATCTTCACTCGATGTCCGTTCTTCATCTTTTGAGAGCCCGAAGAGTGAATCTGACGCATGGAAGATCTGCAATCCAG GGGATGATCCTCAACAAGTTAAGACCAAGTTGAGGCATTGGGCTCAAGCCGTTGCTTGTTCTGTGATGCAGTCTTTTTGA
- the LOC142629743 gene encoding receptor-like protein kinase ANXUR2 produces the protein MHTNKQILFFLVFISFLLNALHAWGAQSDSLVLSCGLADGGTDMYGRKWAPDSKYLNGSNSITIRAGFQDPSLLSEIPYMTARIFTSEATYKFQVKTDKRYWLRLHFYPSAYGNFNPADSYFSVTVNGLTLLKNFSASITCEALSQAYIVREYSLAPLDSKTLTVIFKPSSSFAFVNGIEVIEMPDLFDSAKMVGTSDQIDVKGVHSQTMYRLNVAGQFIPPTNDSGLTRTWYDDLPYLNGAQLGTTNAISQNVKIQYKSMPAYVAPVEVYSSSRSMGVNKAINEGFNLTWVFQVDPNSTYLLRFHFCDFYYSKPNQLVFSIFVNNQTAEATADVIGWSGGKAVPTYQDYMTYFTDASGDQKLWVALHPTDETRPEYFDVIINGLEIFKLSDTTGNLAGPNPKPSPMLLQYEAVEKSSFKKSDTSKVKVIGGAVGGAAAFGILAALVFVVYQRKRQIYGTESQTSSWLPIYGNSHTSGSKSTISGKSNASSNISALAQGLCRHFSLAEIKKVTKNFDESVVIGVGGFGKVYKGVIDGGITVAIKRSNPSSEQGVNEFQTEIEMLSKLRHKHLVSLIGFCEEGNEMCLVYDYMAHGTLRDHVYKTKQPLSWKQRLEICIGAARGLHYLHTGARYTIIHRDVKTTNILLDENWVAKVSDFGLSKTGPNMNNGHVTTVVKGSFGYLDPEYFRRQQLTEKSDVYSFGVVLFEVLCARPALNPSLPKEQVSLADWALNCKRKGVLDDIIDPNIKGKIHPECLKKFADTAEKCLAEVGYERPSMGDVLWNLEFALQLQDNNEDSNHSSQCEESSTSDESPKNDTMAMHRKNLSIESEHETSDESIETSAIFSQIVNPKGR, from the coding sequence ATGCACACCAACAagcaaattttgtttttccttgtttttataTCTTTCCTCTTGAATGCCCTTCATGCATGGGGTGCTCAGTCGGACTCATTAGTCCTGAGTTGTGGCTTGGCAGATGGTGGCACAGACATGTATGGTAGGAAATGGGCACCAGATTCCAAGTACCTTAATGGAAGCAATTCAATTACCATTAGAGCCGGATTCCAAGACCCTTCACTTCTCTCTGAGATTCCATACATGACAGCCAGAATTTTCACATCCGAGGCAACATACAAGTTCCAAGTGAAAACCGACAAGCGTTATTGGCTTAGGCTCCATTTTTATCCATCTGCTTATGGCAACTTCAATCCTGCAGACTCCTATTTCTCAGTGACCGTGAATGGCCTCACGCTCTTGAAGAATTTCAGTGCTTCAATTACTTGCGAGGCTCTTTCACAAGCTTACATTGTTAGAGAATACTCCCTGGCGCCATTGGATTCAAAGACTTTGACAGTAATCTTTAAGCCTTCTAGTTCTTTTGCTTTTGTCAATGGCATTGAGGTGATTGAAATGCCAGACTTATTTGACTCGGCAAAAATGGTAGGGACCTCTGACCAAATTGATGTCAAGGGTGTCCATTCGCAGACAATGTATAGACTGAATGTTGCTGGACAGTTCATTCCTCCAACCAATGACTCTGGTCTTACCCGGACTTGGTATGATGACTTGCCTTATCTAAATGGTGCTCAATTGGGAACAACCAATGCAATTAGCCAAAATGTTAAAATCCAGTATAAAAGCATGCCGGCATATGTGGCTCCTGTAGAGGTTTACAGCTCCTCAAGATCAATGGGTGTAAATAAGGCAATCAATGAGGGTTTCAATCTCACATGGGTGTTCCAGGTTGATCCGAATTCTACCTATCTTCTGAGGTTTCATTTCTGTGACTTTTACTATAGCAAACCCAATCAGCTGGTGTTTTCCATCTTTGTCAACAATCAAACAGCAGAGGCTACAGCAGACGTGATCGGGTGGAGTGGGGGGAAGGCAGTGCCAACATACCAAGATTACATGACATATTTCACAGATGCCTCGGGAGATCAGAAGCTTTGGGTGGCTTTGCATCCCACAGACGAAACACGGCCTGAGTACTTTGATGTAATAATCAACGGACTAGAGATATTCAAGCTCAGTGACACGACTGGAAACTTGGCAGGCCCCAATCCAAAGCCTTCACCTATGCTTCTCCAGTATGAGGCAGTGGAAAAGTCCTCTTTCAAGAAATCAGATACCAGTAAAGTTAAGGTGATCGGTGGAGCAGTTGGAGGAGCTGCAGCCTTTGGCATTCTGGCTGCACTTGTTTTTGTTGTCTACCAACGAAAGAGACAAATCTATGGAACAGAGTCACAAACTTCTAGCTGGCTACCAATCTATGGAAACTCGCATACCAGTGgcagcaaatcaacaatatcagggaAGAGTAATGCTAGCAGCAACATCTCAGCATTGGCCCAGGGACTATGCCGCCACTTCTCCTTGGCCGAGATAAAAAAAGTTACTAAGAACTTTGATGAGTCTGTTGTGATTGGGGTTGGAGGCTTTGGGAAGGTTTACAAGGGAGTTATCGATGGAGGGATCACAGTGGCAATCAAGAGGTCAAACCCATCTTCAGAACAAGGAGTTAATGAGTTCCAGACTGAAATTGAGATGCTTTCTAAGCTGAGACATAAGCATTTGGTTTCTTTGATAGGGTTCTGTGAGGAAGGTAACGAGATGTGCTTGGTTTATGACTACATGGCACACGGGACTCTGAGAGATCATGTCTACAAAACCAAACAACCTCTCTCATGGAAGCAAAGGTTGGAGATCTGCATTGGAGCTGCAAGGGGACTTCACTACCTTCACACAGGTGCAAGGTACACCATTATCCATAGAGATGTCAAAACAACAAACATTCTTTTGGATGAGAATTGGGTTGCCAAGGTTTCGGATTTTGGTCTCTCCAAAACGGGTCCAAATATGAATAATGGTCATGTTACTACAGTGGTGAAGGGTAGCTTTGGTTACTTGGATCCTGAATATTTCAGGAGGCAACAGTTGACCGAGAAGTCTGATGTCTACTCATTCGGGGTTGTCCTTTTTGAGGTCTTGTGTGCAAGGCCTGCTCTCAATCCTAGCCTTCCAAAGGAACAGGTTAGTTTGGCAGACTGGGCTTTAAATTGCAAACGGAAAGGAGTTCTCGATGATATTATTGATCCTAATATAAAGGGGAAGATCCATCCAGAATGCTTGAAGAAGTTTGCAGATACAGCTGAGAAGTGCTTGGCTGAGGTTGGATATGAACGCCCTTCTATGGGTGATGTGCTGTGGAACCTTGAGTTTGCTCTCCAATTGCAGGATAACAATGAAGATTCAAACCATTCTTCACAATGCGAGGAAAGCAGCACTTCTGATGAAAGTCCAAAAAACGATACCATGGCAATGCATCGTAAAAACCTGAGTATCGAAAGTGAGCATGAAACAAGTGATGAATCCATAGAAACCAGTGCAATCTTCTCACAGATTGTCAATCCTAAAGGGCGATGA